The Montipora foliosa isolate CH-2021 chromosome 1, ASM3666993v2, whole genome shotgun sequence genome has a window encoding:
- the LOC138013225 gene encoding NFX1-type zinc finger-containing protein 1-like gives MRLTFVTAKRNQEQCERRAGSVNLWTPQWTRPSSGGPFHRKSPSLDLKSLKKEDAMKVVRTLNEEMAHLKSLITSEKRQHNSDEHVFDLICTLAVACKAPQSEEKNKIIAALKGSSLLRVKIPRLLDCFQVSVATHDHDSFFECLIMFFSTYLTHLPKSYADLPYDLLKRALDRSDLRRKEKLEKELDAFKQARDGIIKGERQRFGKLYPNRAREKPPDDFRDIPICPTIKEITRGERPFLRANIIKGRYENAEHYLDVQFRLLREDFLEPLRKGIDELIQNIPRHQQKQLGMKIYRSVTIFSKAFKKRGIIHQVQIDVSGLNTSRWGHSRLINGNFLCLSQDDFKTMLFATVVERDEEKLKMGRIGVQFIGNQDVWEIESRNCNYQMVESPAYFEPYRHVLKGLKELDGTTLPFKKYLVECSEEVDPPKYLRRNDSEQPVSYDLSKALDVSEKWKATAVPVLQPEAWPPVKALPLNTSQLEALKTAVTTEFSVIQGPPGTGKTFVGTKIVRCLLENRNAWDPQHNSPMLMVCYTNHALDQFLEKLLEFLPKREIIRVGKRSKSVELEDCKLEHFIVRSNRLNNKHREVRNRMKERIKEIEKWKTNLAKVLLEFDELEEMMNIAHADQLSNAIFPHYVANDSQSPGNTFRLWLCNNQLINSYNQSMQGKKEDENEPMVDGSILAENGSDEDFEDVIVVEGSMDVGDNNKNPETDLNDPAIERVTGSTQYDRSFSQTERHFQQSISEVNGVLFQGQDQSATKEDEGEKWTVVENRRKKGNSVFDGKAFDFLEKENEEHRDCPPKGKQDITAKISTVQNDLKKVKTMTTAEMMSVDDIWNLKHLNRLRLYLCWVENYREHCRVEIRTSEQDYKQFCKELEAIKFEEAEQVIRQAAVVGMTTTSAAKYLSMLKNVASKIVVIEEAAEVMEAHILTSLTSNTEHTILIGDHKQLRPKAADYELAHGYNLEVSLFERMVMNNIDCKRLSVQHRMRPEIAALTKRIYNHEIVDHESVKDFEDISGICRNLFFIDHKQPERMVSGLQSYANDHEAQFIVALCKYLLLQGYKKTQITVLTMYIGQLLLLQDQLPRSTFKELKVCAVDDFQGEENDIILLSLVRSNTEGRIGFVAESNRVCVALSRARKGLYCIGNFSLLKNKSDLWKEVCNDLEVKNGIADSLQLLCKKHNNVTVVRKASDFNPLGGCNLLCGDRLLCGHACDKQCHVSSHPWGNCNKQCPGRCPNEHTCPLACHHPRTCPPCRHKMTKVVPKCGHKQQIPCSVKPETFPCQMKCEKKMPCGHFCVKECGQKCTFKCEVNCIKHLPCGHKKTLQCFMDPTVYSKCEENCGKVLGCGHPCGKKCRENCQCETEINITLKCEHIKRIKCRKKEDPIQCIEKCKRKLDCGHDCTGLCPEDCTVRKCKIEVLKDLPCGHQQSLPCYQLSQGAFCYAPCSRKLECGHKCPSVCGQLCFEVQCKEMCSRKCGRGHSCQKTCHIGSPCDDCTIEVDMTIPSCGHIIQKPCHIDPSSQKCDQPCERRRACGHPCEEICSRNCDNNPCKVLVASTLPCDHLATLACHENLEEIICNKTVQVKLACGHEASVKCHVAKNGLKSFLCKTQIEKQLPCKHKLVLPCFQNPEEGICENEVGVELQCGHMKALPCGVVTAGLPQENCTIKVKRKLSCGHDATLACHIKPEDHRCNQRVQVKLSCGHNKNVPCRTVDDERQGVKCEAIVVRTLPCGHAKTVQCSLDLNKVRCDAPCERFLLCGHRCTNKCGDVCVSQFTCLKKCRKQLKCSHQCPGKCSEDCSQYSCQLMVKKNLNCPGNHSQELACSRDPKTVKCQERCKRNLDCGHPCPGKCSEDCSQYSCQLKVEKNLNCPGNHSQELACSRDPKTVKCQERCTRILDCGHPCPGRCSQPCEKEKCCQRVQKTYDCGHKEQVKCFEFKTATCKAICRRLQRCNHKCQGICGKPCSTYPCNVIVWKTLPCNHKMKMPCSYSTDNIRCPNLCHTKLPCGHRCPRTCIECQEKGSHELCQRPCNQILVCSHRCKAQCGIPCPPCSRKCRRRCPHTKCLESCSKSCPTCDRPCKWSCPHYQCSNLCEEECDRPRCDEPCTKKLPCSHPCIGLCGENCPAFCATCDAEKISSMVGDGQNTLTETTRYVQLFDCGHIFTVEEMDSWMDKQMDRNVQLLRCPRCSTAITFSYRYGNQVKRRLKLVKNVKDELCKLGIEKATLARDLFDQLRRPPPAIVTKIKMLPLPESMALDKVRPLDILTAFTLNNHLIIVNEIEKAQLSLKQVKVQASLNLHPDMKNVLDLITRVLENITPYLLSHQPDLRTLSQVHERTRKCAVFASLLEIHSEAIRRQTLFSRNFEMRLKKATNDFILFLRENDNTLTIDRLERIVALSRNETGLPLLPLAKPADFENFPGTGKEVWKLCKHHEVYFNRSIFRDGEEVNELRKRCAQCIDEEGSD, from the coding sequence ATGCGTTTGACTTTTGTCACAGCTAAAAGAAACCAAGAACAATGCGAACGAAGAGCTGGTTCAGTGAATTTATGGACACCACAATGGACGAGGCCATCGTCTGGTGGACCGTTCCATAGAAAAAGTCCCTCATTAGACCTCAAATCCTTGAAAAAGGAGGATGCTATGAAGGTTGTCCGTACGCTGAATGAAGAGATGGCTCATTTGAAGTCCCTTATAACATCTGAAAAGCGGCAGCACAACAGCGATGAACACGTTTTCGATTTAATTTGCACGTTGGCCGTGGCCTGCAAGGCTCCACAAAGTGAAGAAAAGAACAAGATTATTGCTGCATTGAAAGGCTCGTCACTCCTGAGAGTGAAGATTCCCCGTTTACTTGATTGTTTTCAAGTATCAGTTGCCACACATGACCACGATTCATTTTTTGAATGTCTCATCATGTTCTTTTCGACTTATTTGACGCATTTGCCTAAGTCGTATGCTGACCTTCCGTATGACCTGTTGAAAAGGGCCTTGGATCGTTCGGACttgagaagaaaagaaaagctgGAAAAGGAGTTGGATGCTTTTAAGCAAGCCAGAGATGGCATCATCAAAGGTGAAAGGCAAAGGTTCGGTAAACTTTACCCCAACAGAGCAAGAGAAAAGCCGCCTGACGACTTTAGAGACATTCCGATTTGTCCAACAATCAAAGAAATCACGAGAGGAGAAAGACCTTTCCTGCGTGCGAATATCATAAAGGGGCGATACGAGAATGCGGAGCATTACCTTGATGTTCAGTTTCGATTGCTTCGAGAAGACTTTCTTGAGCCATTGAGGAAAGGTATTGACGAACTGATCCAAAACATACCAAGACACCAACAAAAGCAGCTTGGTATGAAAATTTACCGCAGTGTAACAATCTTCAGTAAGGCATTTAAGAAACGTGGTATCATTCATCAAGTGCAAATCGATGTTTCTGGATTGAACACCAGTAGATGGGGTCATTCACGACTCATAAACGGCAACTTTCTTTGTCTTTCGCAAGACGACTTTAAAACAATGCTTTTCGCAACGGTTGTGGAACGAGAtgaagagaaactgaaaatggGCAGAATTGGGGTTCAATTTATCGGAAACCAAGACGTTTGGGAGATTGAGAGCCGGAATTGCAATTACCAAATGGTCGAGTCACCTGCTTATTTTGAACCCTACCGTCATGTTCTCAAAGGGTTGAAGGAACTGGATGGAACAACCTTGCCATTTAAAAAATACTTGGTCGAGTGCAGTGAAGAAGTTGATCCACCAAAATACTTAAGACGTAATGACTCCGAGCAGCCGGTTTCTTATGATCTAAGCAAGGCCCTCGATGTCTCAGAAAAATGGAAGGCCACTGCAGTACCTGTTTTGCAACCTGAAGCCTGGCCTCCAGTAAAGGCACTTCCCCTAAACACTTCTCAATTAGAAGCTCTGAAAACAGCAGTTACAACTGAATTCTCTGTCATCCAGGGTCCTCCAGGGACTGGTAAAACTTTCGTTGGGACTAAAATTGTAAGATGTTTACTTGAAAACCGTAATGCATGGGATCCTCAGCATAACTCGCCAATGCTGATGGTATGTTACACAAACCACGCACTGGATCAGTTCCTGGAAAAGTTGCTGGAATTCCTTCCCAAACGAGAAATAATTCGTGTGGGAAAAAGGAGCAAAAGCGTCGAACTAGAGGACTGCAAGTTAGAACATTTCATTGTTAGAAGTAATAGGCTGAACAATAAACACCGTGAGGTCCGTAACCGGATGAAAGAACGTATcaaagagattgaaaagtggAAGACAAATCTTGCAAAGGTACTCTTGGAATTTGATGAGTTAGAGGAAATGATGAATATCGCACACGCAGACCAGCTTTCTAATGCAATATTTCCCCATTACGTGGCAAACGACAGCCAAAGCCCAGGCAACACTTTTAGGCTGTGGCTCTGCAACAATCAGTTGATCAATTCCTACAATCAGAGTATGCAAGGCAAAAAAGAAGACGAGAATGAACCAATGGTAGATGGGTCAATCCTAGCAGAAAACGGTTCAGATGAAGATTTTGAAGATGTCATTGTGGTTGAAGGATCAATGGATGTTGGCGATAACAACAAAAACCCTGAAACAGACCTGAACGACCCTGCAATAGAAAGGGTGACTGGTTCTACACAATATGATCGCAGCTTCAGTCAAACAGAGCGACATTTCCAGCAATCAATTTCAGAGGTCAACGGTGTCCTTTTCCAAGGACAAGACCAATCAGCGACAAAGGAAGACGAAGGTGAAAAGTGGACAGTCGTCGAGAATCGCAGAAAGAAAGGAAACTCAGTCTTTGATGGAAAAGCCTTTGATTTCCTAGAAAAAGAGAACGAAGAACACAGGGACTGTCCACCTAAAGGAAAGCAAGACATTACTGCTAAAATTTCTACTGTACAAAATGATCTTAAAAAGGTAAAAACGATGACCACTGCAGAGATGATGAGTGTCGACGATATCTGGAATTTAAAACATCTAAATAGACTGCGATTGTACCTCTGCTGGGTTGAGAACTACCGTGAACATTGCAGAGTAGAAATTCGGACAAGTGAACAAGATTATAAACAATTTTGCAAAGAATTAGAGGCAATTAAATTCGAGGAAGCAGAGCAAGTCATACGTCAAGCTGCAGTAGTTGGAATGACAACAACATCTGCAGCTAAATATCTTTCAATGCTTAAAAACGTCGCTTCAAAAATTGTTGTCATTGAAGAAGCTGCTGAAGTAATGGAGGCCCATATTCTTACCTCTCTTACATCAAATACGGAGCACACCATTCTTATTGGGGACCACAAACAACTACGCCCGAAAGCTGCAGACTACGAATTAGCACATGGGTACAACTTGGAGGTCTCTTTGTTTGAGCGGATGGTAATGAACAACATAGATTGCAAACGTTTATCCGTACAACACAGAATGCGCCCTGAAATAGCCGCACTGACGAAAAGAATCTATAACCACGAAATTGTTGACCACGAATCGGTGAAAGATTTTGAGGACATATCTGGCATATGccgcaatttgtttttcattgacCACAAACAACCCGAAAGGATGGTTAGCGGTTTACAGAGCTATGCTAACGATCATGAGGCACAGTTTATAGTTGcactttgcaaatatcttctaCTACAAGGTTACAAGAAAACACAGATCACAGTTCTAACAATGTATATTGGTCAGTTGCTACTTCTGCAAGATCAATTGCCACGGTCAACTTTTAAGGAATTGAAGGTCTGTGCAGTTGACGACTTTCAAGGTGAAGAAAACGATATAATTCTTCTCTCACTGGTAAGAAGTAACACAGAGGGTCGCATCGGTTTCGTAGCAGAATCCAATAGAGTTTGCGTTGCACTCTCACGGGCTCGCAAAGGGCTCTACTGCATTGGAAATTTCAGCTTACTGAAAAACAAGTCTGATTTGTGGAAAGAAGTTTGCAATGATTTAGAagtaaaaaatggcatcgctgATAGTCTTCAGCTTCTTTGTAAGAAACACAACAACGTCACTGTTGTAAGAAAAGCAAGTGACTTTAATCCATTAGGAGGATGCAATCTGCTTTGTGGGGACCGTCTTTTATGCGGTCATGCTTGCGACAAGCAGTGTCACGTATCGAGCCACCCGTGGGGTAATTGTAATAAACAATGTCCTGGTAGATGTCCTAATGAACACACATGCCCTCTCGCGTGTCATCATCCCAGAACTTGTCCCCCATGTCGCCACAAAATGACCAAAGTAGTCCCCAAGTGTGGTCATAAACAACAAATACCATGCAGTGTCAAGCCTGAAACGTTTCCCTGCCAAAtgaaatgcgaaaaaaagatgCCCTGTGGGCATTTTTGTGTTAAAGAATGTGGGCAGAAGTGCACTTTTAAGTGTGAAGTTAATTGCATAAAACACCTTCCATGTGGACACAAAAAAACGCTACAGTGTTTTATGGATCCCACAGTGTACAGTAAGTGCGAAGAAAACTGCGGGAAAGTTCTTGGCTGTGGACATCCATGTGGAAAGAAATGTAGAGAAAATTGTCAGTGTGAGACCGAAATTAATATTACCTTGAAATGTGAGCATATCAAACGAATCAAGTGTCGAAAGAAAGAGGACCCAATTCAGTGTATTGAGAAGTGCAAGCGAAAATTGGACTGTGGTCACGATTGTACAGGACTTTGTCCCGAGGACTGCACGGTGAGGAAATGTAAGATCGAGGTTCTAAAGGATCTTCCATGCGGTCACCAGCAAAGTCTGCCTTGTTACCAACTGTCACAAGGCGCTTTTTGTTATGCTCCTTGTTCAAGAAAACTGGAATGCGGTCACAAGTGCCCCTCGGTTTGTGGCCAATTGTGCTTCGAGGTTCAGTGTAAGGAAATGTGTAGTAGGAAATGTGGGCGGGGTCATTCATGCCAAAAAACCTGCCACATTGGTTCACCTTGCGACGATTGTACGATAGAGGTGGACATGACGATTCCTTCATGTGGACATATCATCCAAAAACCGTGTCACATAGACCCATCTTCGCAGAAATGCGATCAGCCATGTGAGAGACGAAGAGCTTGTGGGCACCCTTGTGAAGAAATCTGTAGCAGGAATTGTGATAATAATCCTTGCAAGGTTCTCGTAGCAAGTACTTTGCCCTGTGATCATCTGGCCACTTTAGCCTGTCACGAAAATCTTGAAGAAATCATTTGTAATAAAACAGTTCAAGTCAAACTAGCATGTGGGCACGAGGCGTCTGTCAAATGCCATGTTGCCAAAAATGGGTTAAAGAGTTTTTTATGCAAGACGCAGATAGAGAAACAATTGCCCTGTAAACACAAACTCGTGCTACCTTGCTTTCAGAATCCTGAAGAAGGCATCTGCGAAAACGAGGTCGGCGTTGAACTTCAATGTGGCCATATGAAGGCACTTCCGTGTGGCGTCGTTACCGCGGGACTACCACAGGAAAACTGCACGATCAAGGTGAAACGAAAATTGTCGTGTGGTCACGACGCAACCCTTGCCTGTCATATAAAGCCAGAGGACCATCGTTGTAATCAGAGGGTTCAAGTCAAGCTTTCCTGTGGACATAACAAAAACGTACCGTGCAGAACAGTGGACGATGAGCGTCAAGGTGTGAAATGTGAAGCAATAGTGGTACGTACGTTACCTTGTGGTCATGCAAAAACTGTGCAGTGTTCGCTTGATCTGAACAAAGTAAGGTGTGACGCCCCTTGTGAACGCTTTCTTTTGTGTGGACATCGATGCACTAACAAATGTGGCGATGTCTGTGTTTCTCAGTTTACTTGTTTAAAGAAATGCAGGAAACAGCTCAAGTGCAGTCATCAATGTCCCGGTAAATGTTCCGAGGATTGCAGCCAGTACAGCTGTCAATTGATGGTGAAAAAGAATCTTAACTGCCCAGGGAATCATTCCCAAGAATTGGCTTGCAGTCGCGATCCGAAAACCGTAAAATGCCAAGAGCGCTGTAAAAGAAATCTAGATTGCGGTCACCCGTGTCCCGGTAAATGCTCTGAGGACTGTAGCCAGTACAGTTGTCAATTGAAGGTCGAAAAGAATCTTAACTGTCCTGGGAATCATTCCCAAGAATTGGCTTGTAGTCGCGATCCGAAAACTGTGAAATGCCAAGAGCGCTGTACAAGAATTCTAGATTGCGGTCACCCATGCCCAGGCCGTTGTAGTCAGCCGTGTGAAAAAGAGAAGTGTTGCCAAAGAGTACAAAAAACCTATGATTGCGGTCACAAGGAGCAAGTTAAGTGCTTCGAATTTAAAACAGCTACATGCAAGGCAATTTGTCGACGTCTACAGAGATGCAATCACAAGTGTCAGGGTATTTGTGGAAAACCCTGTTCCACATATCCCTGTAATGTTATTGTATGGAAGACCCTTCCTTGCAATCACAAGATGAAGATGCCCTGCAGTTATTCAACTGATAATATACGATGCCCTAACCTCTGTCACACGAAACTGCCCTGTGGCCACCGATGTCCTAGAACGTGTATCGAGTGCCAGGAAAAAGGCTCTCATGAATTATGCCAACGCCCATGCAATCAAATTCTTGTTTGCTCACACCGTTGCAAAGCCCAATGCGGAATTCCATGTCCACCATGCAGCAGAAAATGCCGTAGACGTTGCCCTCATACTAAGTGCCTTGAAAGCTGTTCAAAATCATGTCCTACATGTGACAGACCGTGTAAATGGAGTTGTCCTCATTACCAGTGCAGTAATTTGTGTGAAGAGGAATGCGACCGCCCTCGATGTGATGAACCCTGCACAAAAAAGCTACCATGCAGCCACCCTTGCATTGGCTTGTGCGGTGAAAACTGCCCCGCGTTTTGTGCCACTTGCGACGCTGAAAAGATTTCCTCTATGGTGGGTGATGGACAAAACACATTAACAGAGACTACAAGGTACGTTCAACTTTTCGACTGTGGCCACATTTTCACCGTTGAAGAAATGGACTCGTGGATGGACAAACAAATGGACAGAAATGTTCAACTCCTTCGATGTCCTCGGTGCTCAACCGCGATCACATTTAGCTATCGTTATGGAAACCAAGTCAAGAGGAGGCTAAAGTTAGTAAAAAATGTGAAGGATGAACTTTGCAAGCTTGGAATTGAAAAAGCAACGTTAGCGCGGGATCTCTTTGATCAACTTCGCCGTCCTCCTCCAGCCATCGTCACCAAGATTAAAATGCTCCCACTGCCCGAGTCAATGGCGTTGGATAAAGTACGACCCCTCGACATTCTCACAGCGTTCACTCTTAACAATCATTTAATTATCGTTAATGAAATTGAG